The proteins below are encoded in one region of Synechococcales cyanobacterium T60_A2020_003:
- a CDS encoding high light inducible protein, producing the protein MENQDTKFGFTKFAETWNGRLAMMGFVIGLATELLTGQGILSQIGLM; encoded by the coding sequence ATGGAAAACCAAGATACCAAGTTTGGCTTCACGAAGTTCGCGGAAACCTGGAATGGCCGTCTAGCTATGATGGGTTTCGTTATTGGTCTCGCGACTGAGCTTTTGACTGGTCAAGGCATCTTATCTCAAATCGGCTTAATGTAA
- the nei gene encoding endonuclease VIII, whose protein sequence is MPEGPEIRQSADAIARAITYQPVDEVFFAFEHLKIYESQLTGRIVTAVKPRGKALLTQFDNGLSIYSHNQLYGKWMIRKARQLPTTQRQLRLAIHTAKKSALLYSASDIEVLDDLEIAQHPFLSKLGPDVLDDDTPFETVAAQVQSPKFRRRRLAALLLDQQFLCGLGNYLRSEVLFMAGIHPLHRPCDCSEHQLTNLAQAAIALTRQSYETGGITNDLAIASELRSQGKKRWEYRHWVFYRDGRPCFRCGTTILKDTVSGRRCYYCPTCQSS, encoded by the coding sequence ATGCCCGAAGGTCCCGAAATTCGTCAGTCTGCGGATGCGATCGCCCGGGCGATCACCTACCAACCCGTGGACGAGGTCTTTTTTGCGTTTGAACATCTCAAAATCTACGAATCCCAACTGACAGGTCGGATCGTGACCGCAGTGAAGCCGAGGGGAAAGGCGCTCCTGACCCAGTTTGATAATGGATTGTCGATCTACAGCCACAATCAGCTCTACGGCAAATGGATGATTCGCAAGGCGCGTCAGCTTCCGACTACCCAGCGCCAACTCCGGCTGGCCATTCACACCGCTAAGAAATCGGCACTGCTTTACAGTGCGTCGGATATCGAAGTCTTAGATGACCTAGAAATTGCCCAGCACCCTTTCCTCAGCAAGCTAGGGCCAGATGTTCTGGACGATGACACCCCATTCGAAACCGTCGCCGCGCAGGTCCAGTCTCCCAAATTCCGGCGACGACGACTGGCGGCCTTGCTGCTAGACCAGCAGTTTCTCTGCGGCTTAGGAAACTACTTGCGGAGCGAGGTGCTATTTATGGCTGGAATTCATCCCCTTCACCGTCCCTGCGACTGTTCTGAGCACCAGTTGACCAATCTCGCCCAAGCCGCGATCGCCCTCACCCGCCAATCCTACGAAACGGGGGGAATTACCAACGATTTGGCGATCGCCTCTGAGTTGCGATCGCAAGGCAAAAAACGCTGGGAGTACCGTCACTGGGTCTTTTACCGCGACGGTCGACCATGCTTCCGCTGCGGCACCACAATCCTAAAAGACACGGTATCTGGACGACGCTGCTACTATTGTCCAACCTGTCAATCCAGCTAG
- the hisB gene encoding imidazoleglycerol-phosphate dehydratase HisB: MQTRDRQIQPQRFPHELELLPRTASVSRTTQETEVHVSLNLDGQGHCTATTGIPFLDHMLHQISSHGLIDLDVKAKGDIEIDDHHTNEDVGITLGQALHQALGDRKGIVRFGHFVAPLDEALVQVSLDFSGRPHLSYGLQIPTERVGTYDTQLVREFFVAVVNHSQMTLHIRQLDGINSHHIIEATFKAFARAMRMALEIDPRRAHTIPSSKGVL, from the coding sequence ATGCAGACTCGCGATCGCCAAATTCAGCCTCAGCGTTTTCCTCACGAGCTAGAGCTGCTACCCAGAACGGCATCCGTTAGCCGCACCACCCAAGAGACCGAGGTTCATGTAAGCCTCAACTTGGACGGACAAGGGCACTGTACAGCAACGACAGGGATTCCATTCCTGGACCACATGCTGCACCAGATCTCCTCCCACGGGTTAATTGATCTGGATGTGAAAGCCAAGGGGGATATCGAAATTGATGACCACCACACCAATGAAGATGTCGGCATTACCCTAGGTCAAGCCTTGCATCAAGCCTTGGGCGATCGCAAAGGCATTGTCCGCTTTGGTCACTTTGTCGCACCGTTGGATGAAGCGTTGGTGCAAGTGAGCCTCGATTTTTCTGGACGACCCCATCTCAGCTACGGCCTGCAAATTCCGACTGAGCGGGTCGGAACTTACGATACTCAGCTCGTTCGAGAGTTTTTCGTGGCCGTTGTGAACCACAGTCAAATGACGCTCCACATTCGTCAACTGGACGGCATTAACTCCCATCACATCATTGAAGCGACCTTTAAGGCGTTTGCTCGGGCGATGCGGATGGCGCTTGAAATTGATCCGCGTCGAGCCCACACGATTCCCAGCTCGAAGGGCGTTCTGTAA